The nucleotide sequence AATATACGGTCATACATCATTTCTTTACTACCTCGCTTAAATGTTTTACTGTCTCAGCAATTGCCTTTGCGGCTATTTCTGCTTCTTCTACTGTATTGCTATATGTCAGGCTGACCCTGATCGCGCTTTCCGCTTCATCTTGAGGTACACCCATTGCCAGTAAAGTCTTGCTTGCAGCCTTCTTTTTTGAGGAGCAGGCGCTTGTTGTTGAAACATATATATTTTTTTCTTCTAGCGCATGCACGAATGTTTCAGCCTTTAATCCCTTGACTGAAAAGTTCAGGATGTGAGGTGCACTATTCTCCCTGGGAGTGTGAATGGTAATTCCCTTGATTTGGCTGATTCCACTTCTTAATCTTTCCATCGCAGCTTTCATTTGATTCAGCTTTTCTTTGCTCTGTTCAAATATCATCCTTAGTGCCTTTGCCATCGCAACCATGCCCGCTACATTTTCTGTCCCGCTCCGCTGCTTCCATTCCTGATTCCCGCCGGAGAATAATGGAGACAGGCGGACCCCTTCTTTGATAAACAACGCGCCTGTCCCTTTCAGGCCATGGAATTTATGCCCCGAGATAGTGGATAAATGGATTCCAGCTTCATAAAAGTCCAATGGCACCTTTCCTGCTCCCTGAACGAAATCAACATGGAAAAACGCTTTTGGATACTTTTTAAGCAAGGTTCCTATTTCCTTTATAGGCTGAATGGTACCGACTTCATTATTGACATGGATCACTGACACAAGGATGGTATCATCACGCAATTCTTTCTCGATTGATCCTGCGCTGATAAAGCCGTTACCATCAGGTTTTACATATGTTATTTCATAGCCAAGCGATTCTAACTGTACCATAGCATTGTGAATGGAAGCATGCTCAATACTTGTGGTAATGATATGCCTTCCTCTTTCCCGGTGAGCCATTGCGATCCCTTTTACTGCAAGGTTATTGCTTTCCGTTCCTCCGGATGTGAACAGGATCTCTGCTTCCTTTACATTCAGCAGCTTGGCGACCTGGGAACGTGCCTGCTGAAGGAGCTTCTCTGCCTGGCCGCCGATTTTATGAAGAGATGAAGGATTTCCGAAAAAATCCTCTGAGACCTTAATAAATGAATCCAATACTTCCTTATAGGGTTTAGTTGTGGCACTGTTGTCTAAGTAAATCATCGAATCCCCCCTTGTCCAATACATTTATGCTAACTAAAAATCTTATCATAAGAAGTAATCAATGGAAAATAACCTGGAATTGATTATTAATAGTATTCCCAAAGGGCATGCATCTCCCAAAAAAACAGGTCTCCATTCGGAGACCTACGTTTTTCATCACTCTTTTTCAGATAACATTTTCTCGATTCTCTTCAGAGCACCTGGTTCCACTTCCTCGATTGAAGTGGCCGCCTGTTCAAGTGCATCCCGATAATCGTAATTCCGGAAATTCTCTTCTGCTTCGCGAAGTCCCCGGTCAACCGAAGGATATCGGCTGCGGTACCTGTTGCCATATTGAATGACTCGCTCAGCCAGCATGACTGTCTCGACGATTTCTTCAGTCGAAGCTTCCAGCTTGTCAACTGTCAGTACAGAGATTTCAAGGTATTGTTGGACAACAGGGATATCCAGCGGCTTTTCCTCAAGCTTTTCATTGACTTGTTTGATGCTCTCATTGGCATCTTCAAGAAGGTATTTGTATTCCTGTGACAAACCAGGCATATTGCTTTTAGAGACGATACGGATCAGTTCAGAAATCTTTTTCGCCAGATCCCTT is from Mesobacillus boroniphilus and encodes:
- a CDS encoding cysteine desulfurase family protein encodes the protein MIYLDNSATTKPYKEVLDSFIKVSEDFFGNPSSLHKIGGQAEKLLQQARSQVAKLLNVKEAEILFTSGGTESNNLAVKGIAMAHRERGRHIITTSIEHASIHNAMVQLESLGYEITYVKPDGNGFISAGSIEKELRDDTILVSVIHVNNEVGTIQPIKEIGTLLKKYPKAFFHVDFVQGAGKVPLDFYEAGIHLSTISGHKFHGLKGTGALFIKEGVRLSPLFSGGNQEWKQRSGTENVAGMVAMAKALRMIFEQSKEKLNQMKAAMERLRSGISQIKGITIHTPRENSAPHILNFSVKGLKAETFVHALEEKNIYVSTTSACSSKKKAASKTLLAMGVPQDEAESAIRVSLTYSNTVEEAEIAAKAIAETVKHLSEVVKK